From one Plasmodium yoelii strain 17X genome assembly, chromosome: 12 genomic stretch:
- a CDS encoding ubiquitin carboxyl-terminal hydrolase 2, putative has protein sequence MSSLSDTSSNKTIILDNIQISNLFKIFDTFPFEPKNENETWYIVNKEFIDNLRNYESGKNRSYDSLINNKIFIEDCDNEASTRTRLLKEYENGNGISFVLYPEKAIELLEKHFQFNVKIPRSVYQHKTKRKDKIIFKVDIQPLKIVVYSKDTNEHSNPPQMKIVILRSDTIENVLKEIISDFDPKKFKKHLFYAEGIGENKETNWKCLYLSNSNDYPLNKKVYEYDIDEMSCLLITNERADIKCLTYDNEYSEYNMTSNNISGSVDDDTINNPKSISYIFENGGDRGLINLGNTCFLNSSLQCLSKILKFTNYFLSGTFWDHINYCNPVGQHGRLAKAYYETLLEMWKINKKGKPYAPKVLKQAISEKRDEFYGYQQHDSQELLAFLLDGLHEDLNLIQKKPYYEEKLQGGLDRPDIEVAEASWKRHKEINNSIIVDLFQGQYRSRLQCPQCNKLSITFDPFMYLSIPLPPKKNHRIWFHVMLSRDVQISLRFSSIFSGSQEVLKLKYNFINIITNLKKKKNSILLHTKNIIKNNKYSHENTNAFNFHTKFMDDTYESYEINNEGSSGNSINNKNNIDGCNYMRALKNKSKIKNTLNEEDINNIYEHICHMCNINTIDDIEISNLFFLYTRFKNLACNNFFQILNNNDIIAEPHTRTGKGISHIFVFMVPQNWPHLTDNNKNGNNYNDDNGKIRTSDSLTSSTSSVGKARNANSKDEDMYIKNDSPNSNDKKYIQNKLHNNKLAKKRKGSLSSPSNSLRKGDKLHLDNEIGKVDDLENSNDTITEYIKNELFNNDNKSLYLLIVPLCKDEQLLCKMKNNDLPFLVNTAYNITTRELYEKVKNAYKKNSKFENIKMNQSRSNSINSGSYGNNHNGYGEKRLKNGDSEIGYYNENENNNKLYHKNKNISNIYFDSNKKDNSPDISLNCSTNSTNLNIDESTNSYENKSTNDYYESYLDKIHLYIPSYNLKDNWDAKDNLGFFLKCDETYLTDYIQISEQNKLIIIHLDTNSIKDELSVDIKTLTLMDLEEKYSVDTCLKLFSEEEHLDEDNTWYCSNCKLHVQAYKKLDLFRMPIVLILHLKRFNNSNRWLRTKIDSYVYYPHKENEYLDMTPYILPDGLKHMKSFDPNYLPLYELIGVNCHTGGLGGGHYFAYVKLNGQWYNFNDTYVTTINESQINTKNAYLLFYQLHTYKNEKFTDIAHHRNIAEEEAIRMANASYYN, from the exons atgagctCCCTATCGGATACAAGTTCAAACAAAACTATCATACTGgataatatacaaatttctaatctttttaaaatatttgataCTTTCCCCTTTGAgccaaaaaatgaaaatgaaacatG GTATATAGTAAACAAAGAATTCATAGACAATTTACGAAATTATGAATCTGGGAAGAATAGATCCTATGATAGCttgataaataataaaatatttatagaaGATTGTGATAACGAGGCCAGTACAAGAACTCGACTTTTAAAAGAATATGAAAATGGCAATGGCATAAGTTTTGTTTTATATCCTGAAAAAGCTATTGAGTTATTGGAAAAACATTTCCAATTTAATGTAAAAATACCAAGATCAGTTTATCAACATAAAACGAAaagaaaagataaaataattttcaaagTCGACATCCAACCGCTTAAAATTGTTGTTTATTCAAAAGATACAAATGAGCACTCAAACCCCCCTCAAATGAAAATCGTTATTTTACGCAGCGATACTATAGAAAATGTTCTAAAGGAG ATAATCAGTGATTTTGATcccaaaaaatttaaaaaacatttattttatgcgGAAGGTATAggagaaaataaagaaacaaaCTGGAAATGTTTATACTTAAGTAATAGCAATGATTAtcctttaaataaaaaagtatatgaATATGATATAGACGAAATGAGTTGTTTATTAATAACTAATGAAAGGGCTGATATAAAATGCTTAACATATGATAATGAATATAGTGAATATAATATGACAAGCAATAATATATCAGGAAGTGTAGATGATGATACAATAAATAATCCCAAATCTATTagttatatatttgaaaatgGTGGTGATAGAGGATTAATAAATTTAGGTAACAcatgttttttaaattcatcaTTACAATGTTTATCAAAgattttaaaatttacaaattattttttaagtggAACATTTTGGgatcatataaattattgtaaCCCAGTTGGACAACATGGTCGACTAGCTAAAGCATATTATGAAACATTATTAGAAATgtggaaaataaataaaaaaggaaaaccATATGCTCCTAAAGTTTTAAAACAAGCAATAAGTGAAAAGAGAGATGAATTTTATGGATATCAACAACATGATTCACAAGAACTTTTAGCATTTTTATTAGATGGTCTTCATGAagatttaaatttaattcaGAAAAAACCATATTATGAAGAAAAATTACAAGGAGGGTTAGATAGACCAGATATAGAAGTTGCAGAAGCATCATGGAAAAGACATAAAGAAATTAACAATTCAATAATTGTTGATTTATTTCAAGGACAATATAGATCGAGATTACAGTGTCCTCAATGTAATAAACTTAGTATAACATTTGATCCTTTTATGTATTTATCAATTCCATTACCACCTAAAAAGAATCATAGAATATGGTTTCATGTTATGTTAAGTAGAGATGTTCAAATTTCTTTGAGATTTTCTTCTATTTTTAGTGGTTCTCAAGAAgtgttaaaattaaaatataatttcataaacattataacaaatttaaaaaaaaaaaaaaattctatacttttacatacaaaaaatattattaaaaataacaaatattcTCATGAAAATACAAACGCTTTTAATTTTCATACCAAATTTATGGATGACACATATGAAAgttatgaaataaataatgaggGAAGTTCTGGGAatagtataaataataaaaataatattgatgGGTGTAATTATATGAGagctttaaaaaataaatcaaaaataaaaaatacactaaatgaagaagatataaataatatatatgaacataTTTGTCATATGTGTAATATTAACACAATAGATGATATTGAAatttcaaatttattttttttatataccagatttaaaaatttagcatgtaataacttttttcaaatattgaataataatgatattattGCTGAACCACACACAAGAACAGGAAAAGGAATTAgtcatatatttgtttttatggTTCCTCAAAATTGGCCACATTTAactgataataataaaaatggaaacaattataatgatgataatggaAAAATAAGAACATCGGATAGTTTAACTTCTTCAACAAGTTCAGTTGGAAAAGCACGAAATGCCAATTCAAAAGATGAggatatgtatataaaaaatgattcgCCAAATagtaatgataaaaaatatattcaaaataaattacataataataagTTAGCCAAAAAACGGAAAGGTAGTTTATCTTCACCTTCGAATTCTTTAAGAAAAGGAGACAAATTACATTTAGATAATGAAATAGGGAAAGTAGATGATTTAGAAAATTCAAATGATACTATAactgaatatataaaaaatgaactctttaataatgataataaatctttatatttgttaattgtGCCTTTATGTAAAGATGAACaattattatgtaaaatgaaaaataatgatttGCCTTTTTTAGTAAATACTGCATATAATATCACAACAAGGGAGTTGTAcgaaaaagtaaaaaatgcatacaaaaaaaattcaaaatttgaaaacataaaaatgaatCAAAGTAGAAGTAACAGTATTAATAGTGGATCTTATGGAAACAATCATAATGGGTATGGAGAAAAACGATTAAAAAATGGCGATAGTGAAATAGGatattataatgaaaatgaaaataataataaattatatcataaaaataaaaatatatctaatatatattttgatagtaataaaaaagataatagTCCAGATATCAGTTTAAATTGTTCAACTAATAGtacaaatttaaatattgacGAAAGTACAAATtcatatgaaaataaaagtacCAATGATTATTATGAAAGCTATTTAGATaaaatacatttatatataccttCTTACAATTTAAAAGATAATTGGGATGCAAAAGATAATTtaggtttttttttaaaatgtgaTGAAACATATTTAACAGATTATATTCAAATTTCAGAACAAAATAAActtattattatacatttaGATACTAATTCAATAAAAGATGAATTATCTGTTGATATTAAAACATTAACACTAATGGATTTAGAAGAAAAATATAGTGTTGATACatgtttaaaattattttcagaAGAAGAACATTTAGATGAAGATAATACATGGTATTGTAGTAATTGTAAATTACATGTACAAGCATATAAAAAGTTAGATTTATTTAGAATGCCAATTGTATTAATCTTACATCTAAAAAGAtttaataattcaaataGATGGTTAAGAACTAAAATAGATTCATATGTTTATTATCCccataaagaaaatgaatatcTTGATATGACACCATATATATTACCAGATGGTTTAAAGCATATGAAAAGTTTTGATCCAAATTATTTACCTTTATATGAACTAATAGGAGTTAATTGTCATACTGGCGGTTTGGGTGGTGGTCATTATTTTGCTTATGTTAAATTAAATGGACAGTggtataattttaatgataCATATGTTACAACAATTAATGAATCTCAAATTAACACAAAAAATGcatatcttttattttaccAACTTCAtacttataaaaatgaaaagttTACCGATATAGCTCATCATAGAAACATAGCAGAAGAAGAGGCTATTCGAATGGCAAATGCAAGTtactataattaa
- a CDS encoding major facilitator superfamily domain-containing protein, putative, with product MEVTSTLLKKSQMFADDSSDGFPTTKKFFVSSIGKAHLINSLYGIGYTIQIAMLPYLLINSKAGIEHNGYLLTLFSLLQFIGSIFFGRIADIWGVKRSFYLSLVSSSIMYLMLTVCRSVLGYYISFFPSFFMQTFQVSSLLVCLKTENDKRTAAIGYLNLSYGIGIIMGSILAGMLVNILGPRGNLFVAFLSQILALYISKNLEEDPKLLINNNIEKIKLKEIFKTAQNECTRLFKLFKKTYGICLLILFGLLPILMTKFAFAPVVVDMFKLTPAHTSYLMTYAGIITIIAEGLLAPYLSSLLGDMICCKFAIPLTLSGFLLLSLCGANEFFVLLFMIIPLCGGALLYICGTSQMTKRVDESELGSIIGLNTSIFYAVTIMAPYLAFKSYIALGLGLYWLLCAFICFVITIYIFVLDQSTLQIFENDADSLETMFSSIKLSL from the exons ATGGAAGTAACATCAAccttattaaaaaaaagccAAATGTTTGCAGATGATTCATCTGATGGGTTTCCTAcaacaaaaaaattttttgtttcatccatcg GAAAGGCGCATTTGATAAATTCACTTTATGGAATTGGCTACACAATACAGATAGCTATGCTTCCTTATCTG CTAATAAATTCCAAGGCCGGAATTGAACATAATGGATATTTGTTAACTTTATTTTCTCTATTGCAATTTATTGGGTCTATATTTTTTGGACGAATAGCAGATAT ATGGGGAGTAAAAAGGTCCTTTTATTTGTCTTTGGTATCTTCTAGTATTATGTATTTAATG CTAACTGTATGCAGATCTGTTTTGGGATACTATATCAGTTTTTTTCCATCTTTTTTTATGCAAACATTTCAAGTTTCATCACTTTTAGTTTGTTTAAAAACCgaaaatgataaaagaaCAGCAGCTATTGggtatttaaatttaagtTATGGAATAGGTATAATAATGGGAAGTATTTTAGCGGGTATGTTAGTAAATATATTAGGACCGAGAGGAAATTTATTTGTTGCTTTTTTATCTCAAATATtagcattatatatttcaaaaaatttaGAAGAAGACcctaaattattaattaataataatatcgaaaaaataaaattaaaagaaatatttaaaacTGCTCAAAATGAATGTACaagattatttaaattatttaaaaaaacatatggaatttgtttattaatattatttggCTTGTTACCTATATTAATGACTAAATTTGCTTTTGCTCCAGTTGTTGTAGATATGTTCAAGTTAACACCTGCACATACATCATATTTGATGACTTATGCAGGtattattacaattataGCAGAAGGTTTATTAGCTCCATATTTAAGTTCATTATTAGGTGATATGATTTGTTGTAAATTTGCAATACCTTTAACATTGTCAggatttttattgttatctTTATGTGGTGCAAATGAATTTTTCGTTCTTTTATTTATGATTATTCCCTTATGTGGTGGtgctttattatatatatgtggaACTAGCCAAATGACAAAACGAGTTGACGAGTCAGAACTTGGATCAATCATAGGTTTAAATACTTCCATTTTTTATGCCGTTACAATAATGGCTCCCTATTTGGCATTCAAGTCTTACATTGCCTTAGGATTGGGGCTATATTg GCTGCTCTGTGCTTTCATTTGTTTTGTCATCacaatatacatttttgtaTTAGATCAATCGACGCTACAAATTTTTGAAAACGATGCGGATAGTTTAGAGACCATGTTTTCTAGTATAAAACTATCATTGTAG